From the Actinomycetota bacterium genome, the window CTCGGCGTCGCGCCTGCGGAGGCCATGGTCGCCACCGTCGATCCAGACGTGGGTGACAGGTCCGGGGATCGTGGCCGTGGCCGCCTCCAACTCGGCGGGTGTGCCGAACGAGTCACGCGTGCCCGACACGAACAGGCACGGCACCTGCAGCGCGGGAAGGTGCTCGGTGCGCGCCCGTTCGGGCTTGCCGGGCGGGTGCAGCGGATAGGCGATCAGCACGAGCGCACGCGCGGGAAGTCCTTCCGCGACGGCCATCGAGCACATGCGCCCTCCCATGGAACGCCCGCCGAGGGCGATCCTCTCCGGTGGCAGGCCCGTGCGCGCCGCCAGCTCGGCCGCGCCCCGGCGCACGGCCTCGATCAGCACCGGTGCCCGGTCGGGTGCCTTGCGTCCGGCGCGCCGGTAGGGGAAGTCCATGCGCTCGACCGCGTAACCGTGAACCACGAGGGCGGCTTCGATGGCGACGAGCGACGACTGGTCGCGATCGTGGCCGGCGCCCGGTGTGATCAGGAGCGCCTGCTCGGGGCGGGCGGTCATGTCAGGAGGATGCGACGCGCCTGCGTGAGCTCGACGACGCGCTGGCCCGCGCCGTCGGTCTCCGCGCCGTGGTCGGGGTGGACCTCGCGGATGAGGGAGCGGAAGCGCCGGCGCACGTCTTCGGGCTCGGGCTCGGTGTCGGGCCCGAACCCCAGGACCTGCAGCGCCCAGCGCGCGTCGGTGGGAAACCGCCGCCACGACGCCGGGCCCGCGTAGGTGGGGTCGGTGAGCCACGCGACCAGCTCGGGGCCGATGTGGCCGTCCCAGCGCATGGCCCGGCGCACGGTGTCGAACACGACGGCGCGGGTGGAGGAGTGGATGCGACCCGCCGCGTAGACCGCGCCGAGGATCTGGGGGACGGGCGCGCCGTGATCGTCGATCTCGAACGTCACCTGCTCGCCGCGGCCCACCAGCTTGTGGCGGCTGCGGTCGAGCCCGACCACGTCGGTCTGGAACCGGTGGCGCAGCCGGGGCTGCGCGATCCGGCGGCCGGCCTCGAGGTCGTCGAGCAGCCGCAGCAGGGCGACGAGCATGTCGTCGTCGATGGCGTCGAGGTGGGCGGCGACGATGCCGCCCAGCAGCACGCCACCGAACCCGGGCGGCGGGTCGGTCGGGAGCCAGTGGAGGCCGAGCGCGACCCGGCGGGTGGGCGCAACCGCACGCGAGTGGCGGATCTCGAGCTCGGCCAGCAGCATGTCAGACGTACTGCCGCAAGAGGTCGCGCAGGGCTCGTGCGTGCTGCTCGACCAGCTCCGGTCCCGCGCCGTCGAGCTCGTCGACGAGCCACGCCGCCATCGTCCGGATGCGTTCCCACACCGTCACCTCGAACCCGTACGGGAGCGGCAGGCCGTCGACGGCGGTCGCCGTCTCCTCGAACTGGGCCCGCACCACGAGGTCGTCGGCATCGTGCGCGAGACGGTCGGCGGCCACGAACAGCTCGCCGAGCGTCTCCATCTCGTCGATGTCGGCCTCGCCCTCGTCGACGACCGGGCTCAGCTCGACGCCGGCGAGGTCGTCGAAGAGGTGGTCGATGAGGTAGTCGACGCGAGCTTCGTGCTCGAGGCGGACCGTGAGCTCGCGGTCGCGCAGGACGCCCGGCACCCCTTGGCGGCCGAGCGCCCATTCCAGGGTGTCGACCTGATCGGGATCCCACTCGCTCAGGTCGTAGACGACGGTGTCGTCGACAGTCGCGGTGTCGTCGTTGTCGGTGTCGGTTTCGCTGTCGCTGACGGTGTCGGCGTCGGCGTCGGTGTCAGCCAAGGTGCCGTCGTCGGCGGCGGTCGGCTCCTCGGGCATCACGTCCTCCTCAGCAGCACGTGTCGCCGCAAGAAGGACTCGGTGCGCGTTAGCTCGTCCTCCACCGTCTCGGGCCGCAGCCAGCCGTGGCCCTCGTCGTCGTACAGCTGCAGCCCGACGGTACGCCCGAGATCGCGCAACCGGTCGGCGATCGCCTGCGACTGGGCCGGCGGCACGACCTTGTCGGCGCGACCCTGCAGGATCAACAGAGGAGCTTCGATGCGGTCGGCCACGTGCACAGGTGAGCGGTCACGGTAGCGGTCCGCGGTCTCGGGCAAGGGCCCGACGATGCCGCGCAGGTAGTGCGCCTCGAAGCGGTGGGTCGTCTCGTCCAGGTCGAAGAGGTCGGCCACGCCGAAGAGGTCGACGCCCGCGGCGCACAGCTGCGGGTGACGCGCGAGCAGGAGGAGCACGGTGAAGCCGCCGGCGGAGCCACCGATCGGCACCATCCGGCGAGGGTCGCACCAGCCGCGCTCCGCCGCGGCACGCATGCCCGCGGCGGTGTCCTCCACGTCGAGCACGCCCCACTGGCCTTGGAGGCACTGCGCGTACGCACGGCCCCAACCGGTCGAGCCCCGGTGGTCGGGCACGAGCACGGCCCAGCCCCGGTCGACGAAGTAGGCGATGCGCGGGACGAACGCCGCCGGCCACTGGCCCGTCGGACCACCGTGCACCCAGACGAGCAGCGGCGGAGGCGTGTCCCCGCTCCCGGCCGCTGAGGCCGTGCCCCCGCTCCCGGCCGCTGAGGCCGTGGGCCGGTAGAGGCGGCCGTGCACCTCGGTGCCGTCGTCCGCCGGCCAGTTGACGAGCTCCGGCTCGACCAGGCCGGCCGCCTCAAATCCCGCGACCGGGCCCCGCGCCAGCTCGACGCGCGCGCCGGTCGCCGGGTCGATGCTGACGACCTGCGCTGGCGTCGCCGCGCCACTTCGCACACACGCGATGCGCGCGCCGACCCACGACAGGCCACCGTGCACACCGCGCGACAGCTCGCGCACGTCGCCGCCCGCGACATCGAGCACGCACAGCCGGCCGAACCCGTGCTCGTTGCGGCAGAACGCGATCTGGCGCCCGTCGGGTGACCACGCGAACGACCGTTGCCCCGGTCCCCACGACGGATCGCCGTGCTCGGCGCCCTCCTTCACGAGCGGGCGGGCGCCGGTGCCGTCACCATCGGCCCGCCAGAGGTTGAGCCACCCGTCGGCGTCACAGAGGAACGCGAGCTGCGATCCGTCGGGTGAGAAGCGGGGCTGCTGCACGGACACGCCCTCGCCTCCCGCGACCGTGACCGAACCACCGCGGCCGTCCGCGGCGCGAAGCACGATGCGGCTCTCGTCCCACGGCATCGAGGGAACGTCCCATTCGTGCCACGCGACGAGCGTCGAGTCTGGCGACCACACGGGGTCGAAGCAGAAGTCGGCCCCCGTCGAGACGCGTTGCGGCCACGGGCCCTCGGCCGCGAGCGACGCGACTCCGATGTCGCGGGCGTCGAACATGTATGCCACACGCGTACCGTCCGGCGAGACGGCGGGCGCGGCCACGGGACCGTGCTCGACGACGCGGCGCGGCGGTCCGCCCGCTGCGTCGATGAGGTAGAGCCCGCCATCGGTCGATGCGTAGACGAACCCGTTGCCGTCAGGCGTCCAGTCGAACGCGCCACCCCCGTAGGCGGCAGCCGGTGTGACCGGTGGGTCTGCGGTCACCACCAGCTCGGCCCCTCCGTCCGCAGGCACCACGACGAGCTGACCGCGAGTCGCCTGGTTGGCGAGGAACGCGACCCGGCTCCCGTCCGGCGCGAGCCGGGGCTCGGCGAGCACGCGCCCGCGTGCGCACATCGCCGCGGTGATGCGCGGGTGCGTCAACCGATGGCGCTGACGCGACCGACCTCGCGCGTCGCCTGCTCGAGGGCGTCGATGCGATCGCGGAGGTCCTGGGCCCGGCGGGTGGCGAAGTCGTCGTGCTCCCACAACCGGCCGAGCGACAGGAGGCGGGCGGCGAGGCGCTCGACCTCGTCGACCTCCCACGCGGCGAGATGCGCGTTGTGGGCGCGGTGGTGCTCGACGACGTGCGCATCGACGTCGGCGGCGTGACGCGCCAGCTGGTCGGCTGCGTTGGTGAGCGCGGGCCAGGTGCGCCGGGCCCGCCGCCCACGCGGGAGTGCCTCGTCGACAGTGGCCACGCACCGACGCAGGCGCCGGTGCAAGCGGGCGGCGAGGAAGGGCGACCAGAGCCAGCTCAGCGGAGCGAGGGTCGGCAGCTGGGGGTTGACCCGGTGGCGCCGGCGCACCCACCGCCTCAGCAGCACGGAGCCGATCGCGGCGATCAGAACGGTGGTGACGGCGAGCAGGGTCACGGCCATCAGCAGCGACTTCACCGGGGTGATCCTAGCCGCGGGTCAGATGACGGGGTCCTCGGTCCAGCGCCCGAAGACCGACGCCAGCGCGTCGACGATCTCGCCGGCGGTGGCGTACACGCGCACGGCGTCGAGGATGGCCGGCATGAGGTTGGCATCCGCCTCGCGTGCCACCGCGCGGACGCCGACGAGCGCGGTGCGCACCGCGTCGTCGCTCCGCTCCGCCTTCACGGTGTCGAGCCGCTTGAGCTGACGGTCCTCGACGTCGTGGCCGATGTGGAGGATGTCGAGGGGGTCGCCGTCGGACTCGGTGAAGCGGTTGACGCCGACGATCACCCGCTGCCCCGTGTTGACCTTCTTCTCCAGCTGATAGGCCGCATCGGCGATCTCGCCCTGGAACCACCCGTTCTCGATGCCCGCGTAGACGCCTTCGAGGATCGAGCCTCCGCCGAGCTCGTCGAGATGGGCGAAGACCGCTTCCGCCCGCCGCTCCATCTCGTCGGTGAGCGCCTCGACGAACCACGAGCCGCCCAGCGGATCGGCCACCAACGGCACACCGGTCTCGTGGGCGATGACCTGCTGGGTGCGCAGCGCGATGCGCGCCGCCCGCTCGGTGGGCAGCGCGAGCACCTCGTCCATCGAGTTGGTGTGCAGGCTCTGGGTGCCGCCGAGCACCCCCGCCAGCGCCTCGATCGCGGTCCGCACGATGTTGACCTCGGGCTGCTGGGCGGTGAGGGACACCCCCGCGGTCTGCGTGTGGAAACGGCACTGCAACGAGCGAGGGTTGACGGCGCCGTAGCGCTCCTTCATCCAGCGGGCCCAGATGCGACGGGCGGCGCGGTACTTGGCGATCTCCTCGAAGAAGTCGATGTGGGCGTTGAAGAAGAACGAGAGGCGCGGCGCGAAGTCGTCGACATCGAGACCGACGGCGCGCACGGCCTCGACGTAGCCGAAGCCGTTGGCCAGGGTGAAGGCCAGCTCCTGGGCGGCGGTCGAGCCCGCTTCGCGGATGTGGTAACCGGAGATGGAGACGGGATGCCATTTGGGCATCTCGGCCGTGCAGAACCGGATCATGTCGGTGACGATCCGCATCGACGGGCGGGGCGGGAAGATGAACTCCTTCTGCGCCTGGTACTCCTTCAGGATGTCGTTCTGGATGGTGCCGCCGAGATCGGCGCGTGCCGTGCCGTTCTTCTCGGCGACCGCGACGTACATCGCCAGGAGCATGGCGGCCGGCGAGTTGATCGTCATCGACGTGGTGACCACACCGAGGTCGATTCCCGCGAAGAGGTCCTCCATGTCCGCGAGGGTGTCGATGGCCACGCCGCACCGGCCGACCTCGCCGAGCGCGTGCGGGTCGTCCGAGTCGCGGCCCATCAGCGTGGGCAGGTCGAACGCCGTCGAGAGACCATCGCCTCCGACACGGAGGATCTCGCGGAAGCGGGCGTTGGTGTCGTCGGCCGTGCCGAAGCCCGCGAACATGCGCATCGTCCAGAGCTTCGAGCGGTACATCGACGCGTACGGTCCCCGCGTGTACGGGTACTGGCCGGGGAACTCGCCGTCGTCGGGCCCGTAGACGGGGTCGAGAGGAACCCCCGACATCGTCTCCGCGATGACATCTCGCGTCGCGGCCGCCTCGAACGCCGCCCGCCACTCTTCGCGCGCGGACGGCGCTTCGCTTCGGTCCTCGGTCATGCCTCCAGTATGGTCCGGGCATGAGCGGAGAGAGGCAGGCGCCCGATCGCAACCTCGCCCTCGAGCTGGCCAGAGTCACCGAAGCGGCCGCGCTGGCATCGGGACGCTGGGTTGGTCGGGGCGACAAGGAGGGCGCAGACGGCGCCGCGGTCGACGCCATGCGGTTGGTGCTGCAGAGCGTGTCGATGGACGGCGTGGTGGTGATCGGCGAAGGCGAGAAGGACGAGGCGCCGATGCTGTTCAACGGCGAGGAGATCGGCACCGGTGATCCACCGATGACCGACATCGCCGTCGACCCGATCGACGGCACCACGCTGACGTCGCTCGGACGGGGCAACGCGCTGTCGGTCATCGCGGTGAGCGAACGCGGCACGATGTTCAACCCCGGGCCGTGCGTGTACATGGAGAAGATCGCGGTCGGGCCGGAGGCCGCAGGCGTCGTCGACCTCACCCGCTCGCCCACCGAGAACCTCAGAGCCGTAGCCGACGCCAAGGGCGAGTCGGTCCAGGACGTCACCGCGGTCATCCTCGACCGCGATCGCCACGCCGACCTCATCGCCGAGGTGCGCGCCGCCGGCGCGCGTCTGCGCCTCATCCCCGACGGCGACGTGGCCGGCGCCATCTCGACCGCGTGGCCCGACTCGGGCGCCGACATCCTCTTCGGCATCGGAGGCACGCCCGAAGGCGTCATCGCCGCGGCCGCGCTCAAGTGCATGGGCGGTCAGCTGCAGGGCCGGCTCTGGCCGCGCAACGACAAGGAGCGCAAGCTCGCCGTCGACGCCGGCTACGACCTCGACCAGGTGCTCGACACCGACGACCTGGTGGCGGGCGACAACTGCTTCTTCGCGGCCACTGGCATCACCGACGGCGAGCTGCTCCGAGGCGTGCACTACGACAGCCGGGGCGCCACCACGCAGTCACTCGTGATGCGGTCACGCTCGGGCACGGTGCGCAGGATCGACGCCCGCCACCGCCTCGTCAAGCTGCGCGAGTACGCGTCGGTCGAGTTCGGCTAGAAGCCGCCGTTCTTGTCGTACGAAACCGTCCTCGTGACGGCTAGCTACGACAAGAAGCAGACCAGCTGGGGACTAGAACCGCTCGGCGACCTTGGCGGACACGCGACGCACGACGCCGCGTGGGGCGACGTGGACCATCGACGCCGAGAGCTTGTTGACGAGACCGGGGACGCAGAGGGCCTTGCCCTTCTCGATGGCCGCGAGCGCCTCGTCGACGACGGCCTCGGGCGTCTGCCAGGCCAGCTTGGGGAGGTGCTCGGTGTCGAACGAGCCCCGCTGGTGGAACTCGGTGCGGGTGAAACCGGGGCAGAGGGCGAGCACGTTCACGCCGGTGCCGCGCAGCTCCTCGTGCACCGCCTCACTGAAGCTGGTGACGAACGCCTTGGTGGCCGAGTAGGTGGCGTTGTTCGGCCCGGCCTGGAAGCCGCCGACGGAGCTCACGTTGATCACGCCGCCGTGGCCCCGCCGCAGCATGCCCGGCAGCGCGGCATGGGTGAGGCGCATGAGCGCCAGCACGTTGAGGCGGATCTCCTCGTCCTCCCTGCCCACCGGGAGCTCGACGAACGTGCCCGCGGTACCGAAGCCCGCGTTGTTGACGAGCAGCTCGACGGGCCGTTCGTCGGACTGCAGCCGCTGCTCGACGCGGCCGACGTCGTCGGCGAGGGTGAGGTCGGCGAGCAGGACCTCGACGTCACGGCCCGACCCCGACTGGAGCTCGTCGGCCAGCTCCTTCAACCGGCCCTCGCTGCGGGCCACCACCACGAGGTCGTCGCCCCGCGCCGCTAGACGGCGGGCGAACGCCATGCCGATGCCGCTCGAGGCGCCGGTCACCAGCGAGGTCACGCGGGGCGCCTCACGGTTTTGATCTTCGCTCATCCTTGCTTCCCGTCCATTCGCGCACGCTACTCCCGCACCAGTTGCACGAACACCCGGCCGTCGACCCACGGCCAGCGTGCGTCCTCCACCCAACCCCGGCCGCGGTAGAACCGCTCGGCGCGACTGTCCGAGAAGGTGCGCACGACCAGACGGCTGCACGCGCGCGCCGCCGCCTCCGACTGGAACGCGGCGAGGAGCTGGGTCCCGATTCCCTCACCCCGGCTGTCGGCGGCAACGAGCAACCGGGCCAGATAGCCGATGCCGCCGTGCGTCCAACCCTCCGCGGTCCCCACCACGCGGCCGTCGCGTCGGGCCGTGACGGCGAGCGGTCGCTCGTCCCACTGGCCCCAGTCGCGCGCCCCGAGCTCGCGGCCTTCGTCGTCGATGGCATCGCTCACCGCCAACTCGAGCTCGAGCCCGCCCCGGCCCACGACCGCAGGCGCGGCGAACGCGATGTCGGCGATGGGCGACCACACGCGACCCTCGCCCTCCTCGAGCAGGTGCACCCGCTCGAAGGTCACCTCGGCGCGGTAGTTGGCGAACGCGCGAATCGACGCATCGATCCGACGCGCCTCCATCTCCTCGGCCAGGGTCACGTGCGGCACGAACGGCCACGTCACCGGACGGGAGAGGGGCTCGGAGAAGACGCGGTCGCGCAGGTCCAGCAACGCCTCGAACCCGTCGCCACCGACTGCGAGGTACAGCACGGGAGAGTCGGGCAGGAAGGTCTCCACCGGGCCGAGCTCGACGCGGAAGGGCCGCGTGGTGCTCCCGGCATCGCGGAGGTGTGCCAGCGCGTCGCTCAACCGGTCCTCGCGGACGTTGACCGGCGGCACGAGGGTGCAGTGCGGTGGGATGCGGCCGAGGGCGCCGTCGCCGGCCGCCCGCCGCAGCCCGTCGACCTCGGCTCCGACCGGCGGTGGCACCAGCAGCGCGACGCCGAGTCGCAGACGTGGCACCCGTTTCGCCGAGGTCAGGCGCCGGCGACGTCGATGCGGACGATGGCGCGCTGCAGGGCGGCTTGAGCCTCGGCGTCATCCACCTCGCGCGCCTTCTGCTCGGCCGCTTCCTTGGCCCGGCGGGCGCGCTCGACGTCGATCTGGCTCGCCAGCTCGGCGACGTCGGAGAGGATGATCACCGTGTTGTCGCGCACGTGCACGAAGCCGCCGTGCACCGCAGCCGCCGTCTCGGTGCCGTCGGGCTGCCTGATGCGGGCCGAGTGGATCGTCAGCGCCCCGAGGAACGGCGCATGCCCCGCCAGGAACGCGATGTCGCCGCCGTCCACCGTGCGGCAGATCACCATGTCGGCTTCGCCACTGAAGAGGATGCGTTCGGGGGAGACGAGCTCGACCTGCATGGGCACGACGGCTCTTCCTAACCCTCGCCGCCGGTGAGCGTGCGCGCCTTCTCGCGGGCGCTGTCGGCGTTGCCCACGTTGAAGAACGCCTGCTCGGGCAGGTCGTCGAGATCACCGTCGACGAGCTGCTCGAAGCTGTCGATGGTCTCCTCCACGGGGACGTTGATGCCCTTGAGCCCGGTGAACTGCTCGCCCACGAAGAACGGTTGCGACAGGAACTTCTCCACCTTGCGGGCCCGCTGCACGAGGACCTTGTCCTCCTCGGAGAGCTCGTCGAGGCCGAGGATGGCGATGATGTCCTGCAGCTCCTTGTAGCGCTGCAGCACCTCCTGCACGCGGCGGGCGACCGCGTAGTGACGCTCTCCCACGACCTCGGGCGCGAGGATGCGCGAGCTCGACGAGAGCGGGTCGACGGCCGGATAGATGCCGAGCGCGGCGATGTTGCGGGAGAGCTCGGTCGTGGCGTCGAGGTGCGTGAAGGTGGTGAACGGAGCGGGATCGGTGAAGTCGTCGGCCGGCACGTACACGGCCTGCACCGACGTGATCGATCCCGTCTTGGTCGAGGTGATGCGCTCCTGCAGCTCGCCCATCTCGTCGGCCAGCGTCGGCTGGTAGCCCACCGCGGAGGGCATGCGACCGAGCAGCGTCGACACCTCGGAGCCGGCCTGCACGAAGCGGAAGATGTTGTCGACGAAGAGCAGCACGTCCTGGTTCTGCTCGTCACGGAAGTACTCGGCCATGGTGAGCGCCGACAAACCGACGCGCAGACGAACGCCCGGCGGCTCGTCCATCTGACCGTAGACGAGCGCGGCCTTCTCGATGACGCCGGATTCCTGCATCTCCAGCCAGAGGTCGTTGCCCTCGCGCGTGCGCTCACCCACGCCGGCGAAGACCGACACACCGCCGTGCTGGGTGGCGACGCGGCTGATCATCTCGAGGATGACGATGGTCTTGCCCACGCCCGCGCCGCCGAACAAGCCGATCTTGCCGCCCCTCACGTAGGGCGCCAGCAGGTCGATGACCTTGATGCCCGTCTCGAACATCTCCGACTTGGGCGTGAGGTCGACGAACTTGGGTGAGGGACGGTGGATCTCCCACTGGTCGACGATGCCCTCGGTAACGGGCTCACCCCTCGTGTCGAGGGGCTCGCCGATCACGTTGAACACGTGCCCCAGCACTCCCTCGCCTACAGGGACGGTGATGCCGCGTCCGAGGTTCCTCACCGGGGCGCCGCGGCTCAGGCCGTCGGTGGGCTTCATCGCGATCGCCCGCACCCGGCTCTCACCGATGTGCTGGGCCACCTCGGCGGTGATGTCGATCGTCCGCCCCTCGAGCTCGACCGTGAAGAGGAGGGCGTAGTTGATCTCGGGGAGCGAGCCCGGCGGGAACTCGACGTCGACGACCGGCCCTGCGATCGAGACGACCCTGCCGTCCTTGAGGCCGGTGGCGGGTGGTGTTGTCGCGGTGACGCTCATGCTGTCTCCCTTGTCATCACAATCACGCAGAAGGGCGCAATGCCTCGGCGCCGCCCACGATCTCCATGATCTCGGTGGTGATGCCGGCCTGGCGCAGCTTGTTGGCCTGGATGCCGAGCACCCGGATGAGCTCCTCGGCGTTGTCGGTGGCCGACTTCATGGCCCGCTGGCGCGCGGCCTGCTCCGACGCGGCCGCGTCGAGCATGGCCGCGAAGATGCGAGCCTCGACATAGCGGGGCAGCAGCAGCTCGAGGATGCCTTCGGGCGACGGCTCGAACTCGTACACCGCATGCGGGCCCTCCTCCTCGCGTCCCTCGGTGATGGGCCCCGCCTCGAGCGGCAGGAGCTGGGTGCGTGTCACCCGCTGCGAACCGGCGGAGAAGAACCGGGTGTAGACGATCTCGACGACGTCGATCTCGCCGTCCTCGTAGCGCTTGATGAGGCCCGCGGTCACCTGGCGGGCGTCCTCGTAGGACGGCTGCTCGCTGAACCCGCTGTGGGCCTCGTCGATCGCGTAGCCCCGGTAGCGGAAGTAGCTGTTCGCCTTGCGGCCTGCGACGACCAGCGCGGTCTCCTGACCATCGCGCCGACGCTGCAGGATGGCGCGCTCTGCGGTCCGGATGACCGACGCGTTGTACGCGCCCGCGAGGCCCCGGTCGGCGCTGATCACGACGAGCCCCACGTTGCGCACCGTCTCCGGCTTCCGCAGCATGGGATGGTCGAGCCCGGCGCCGGCCGCGGCCAGGTTTCGGATGACCTCGGTGATCTGCTCGCTGTACGGCCGCGCCGCGGCGACGCGCTGCTGCGCCTTCACGATCCGCGACGCCGCGATCAGCTCCATGGCGCGGGTGATCTTCTTGGTCGACTGGACGCTGCGGATGCGTCTGCGCAGGATCCGTTCCTGGCCGCTCGCCATCGGCTAGTCCGCGTCCTCGCCGTCGCCGGCCTCGGCCACCTTCTCCGACGGGGTGAAGCGCTCCTGGAAGGCGACGACCGCGGCGGTGAGCGTCGCCTCGTCGGGAAGCGTGCCCTTCTCCCGGATCTCGGTGAGGAGGTCGGTGTGGCGGACGCGGAATTCCTCGAGCAGCTCGGCCTCGAAGCGGCGGATGTCGCCCAACGCCAGGTCGTCGAGATGTCCCTTGGTGCCGGCGAAGATGACCACCACCTGCTCCTCCACCGGCAAGGGTGAGCGCTGCGGTTGCTTGAGCAGCTCGGTGAGCCGGTAGCCACGGTCGAGCTGGGCCTGACTCACCTTGTCGAGCTCGGACCCGAAGCTGGCGAACGCCTCCAGCTCGCGGAACTGGGCCAGGTCGAGCTTGAGCGTGCCGGCCACGGCCTTCATCGCTTTGATCTGCGCGTTGCCGCCGACGCGCGACACCGAGATCCCCACGTCGACGGCCGGCCGCACCCCCGCGCGGAACAGGTCGGTTACCAGGTAGATCTGCCCGTCGGTGATGGAGATGACGTTGGTCGGGATGTACGCCGAGACGTCGCCTTCCTTGGTCTCGATGATCGGCAGGGCGGTCAACGACCCACCACCGAGCGCGTCGCTCAGCTTGGCCGCGCGCTCGAGCAGCCGGCTGTGGAGGTAGAAGACGTCGCCCGGGTACGCCTCGCGGCCGGGCGGCCGGCGCAGCAGCAACGAGAGCTGACGGTACGCCTCGGCCTGCTTGGAGAGGTCGTCGTAGATGATGAGCGCGGCGTCGCCGTTCTCCATCCAGTGCTGGCCCATCGCGCAGCCCGAGTAGGGCGCGAGGTACTTGAAGGGCGCGGCTTCCGACGCCGGTGCGTTGACGACCACCGTGTAGTCCATCGCGCCGTGCTCCTCGAGCGACGCCACGATCTCGGCCACCGTCGAGCCCTTCTGTCCGATGGCGACATAGACGCACTTCACGCCCAGCCCGCGCTGGTTGATGATCGTGTCGATGGCGACCGCGGTCTTACCCGTCTTGCGGTCGCCGATGATGAGCTCGCGCTGGCCGCGACCGATGGGGATCATGGCGTCGATCGACTTGATGCCGGTCTGGAGCGGCTCCTTCACCGGCTGGCGGTCGATGACGCCGGGTGCCTGCACCTCGAGGCGGCGGCGGTGCTCGCTCGGGATGGCGCCGCGACCGTCGATGGGCTCGCCCAGCGGGTTCACCACCCGGCCCAGCAACCCGTCGCCAACGGGCACCGAGAGGATGGAGCCGGTGGCCCGCACGGCCTGGCCCTCCTCGATGTGCTCGAGGTCGCCGAGCACGACCGCGCCGATCGAGTCCTCGTCGAGGTTGAGGGCCAGCCCCT encodes:
- a CDS encoding F0F1 ATP synthase subunit alpha — translated: MTDTFNLDAKDIAAALRAALEGYEPSLEKQQVGRITEVGDGIARISGLPDVAVNELLEFEGGVQGLALNLDEDSIGAVVLGDLEHIEEGQAVRATGSILSVPVGDGLLGRVVNPLGEPIDGRGAIPSEHRRRLEVQAPGVIDRQPVKEPLQTGIKSIDAMIPIGRGQRELIIGDRKTGKTAVAIDTIINQRGLGVKCVYVAIGQKGSTVAEIVASLEEHGAMDYTVVVNAPASEAAPFKYLAPYSGCAMGQHWMENGDAALIIYDDLSKQAEAYRQLSLLLRRPPGREAYPGDVFYLHSRLLERAAKLSDALGGGSLTALPIIETKEGDVSAYIPTNVISITDGQIYLVTDLFRAGVRPAVDVGISVSRVGGNAQIKAMKAVAGTLKLDLAQFRELEAFASFGSELDKVSQAQLDRGYRLTELLKQPQRSPLPVEEQVVVIFAGTKGHLDDLALGDIRRFEAELLEEFRVRHTDLLTEIREKGTLPDEATLTAAVVAFQERFTPSEKVAEAGDGEDAD
- the atpD gene encoding F0F1 ATP synthase subunit beta; its protein translation is MSVTATTPPATGLKDGRVVSIAGPVVDVEFPPGSLPEINYALLFTVELEGRTIDITAEVAQHIGESRVRAIAMKPTDGLSRGAPVRNLGRGITVPVGEGVLGHVFNVIGEPLDTRGEPVTEGIVDQWEIHRPSPKFVDLTPKSEMFETGIKVIDLLAPYVRGGKIGLFGGAGVGKTIVILEMISRVATQHGGVSVFAGVGERTREGNDLWLEMQESGVIEKAALVYGQMDEPPGVRLRVGLSALTMAEYFRDEQNQDVLLFVDNIFRFVQAGSEVSTLLGRMPSAVGYQPTLADEMGELQERITSTKTGSITSVQAVYVPADDFTDPAPFTTFTHLDATTELSRNIAALGIYPAVDPLSSSSRILAPEVVGERHYAVARRVQEVLQRYKELQDIIAILGLDELSEEDKVLVQRARKVEKFLSQPFFVGEQFTGLKGINVPVEETIDSFEQLVDGDLDDLPEQAFFNVGNADSAREKARTLTGGEG
- a CDS encoding F0F1 ATP synthase subunit gamma — its product is MASGQERILRRRIRSVQSTKKITRAMELIAASRIVKAQQRVAAARPYSEQITEVIRNLAAAGAGLDHPMLRKPETVRNVGLVVISADRGLAGAYNASVIRTAERAILQRRRDGQETALVVAGRKANSYFRYRGYAIDEAHSGFSEQPSYEDARQVTAGLIKRYEDGEIDVVEIVYTRFFSAGSQRVTRTQLLPLEAGPITEGREEEGPHAVYEFEPSPEGILELLLPRYVEARIFAAMLDAAASEQAARQRAMKSATDNAEELIRVLGIQANKLRQAGITTEIMEIVGGAEALRPSA